A region from the Pseudomonas sp. Teo4 genome encodes:
- a CDS encoding PepSY domain-containing protein: MSGTRVSFYNLAWRWHFYAGLFVAPFMILLAITGIIYLFKPQLDPLMYRDLMVVEAGTQRQGADTLLAEVRQAYPQGHVGQYLPPVNAERSAQFVVHDGGHELNVFVNPYSGKILGDQDAKQNLQAIARALHGELMVGTVGDRLVELAAGWGIVLVVSGLYLWWPRGRTSGGVLWPRLSARGRVLWRDLHAVSGFWGSALLLMMLLSGMTWTGLWGKQYADLWNRFPAAMWNDVPKSDQQAGELNNAHRQTVPWAMENTPMPQSGAHAEHAGHHMMSNKPAAPQVNLQQVEDLANARQVEPGYSITLPTTADGVFTVSVFADDPRNDATLHVDQYTGQVLADVRWQHYSPVAKATELGVMLHEGKMFGALNQIIILLVCLMILLGSVSGLVMWWKRRPVGGMGVPPLRHDLPRWKTAVVVMLALGVVFPLVGVSMLLIWIADSVLVRRRVLAQA, encoded by the coding sequence ATGAGCGGAACACGTGTTTCTTTCTACAACCTGGCCTGGCGCTGGCATTTCTACGCAGGGCTGTTCGTCGCACCCTTCATGATCCTGTTGGCGATCACCGGGATCATCTACCTGTTCAAACCGCAGCTCGATCCGCTGATGTATCGCGACCTGATGGTGGTCGAAGCCGGCACACAGCGACAGGGCGCCGACACCCTGCTGGCCGAAGTACGCCAGGCCTACCCGCAAGGCCACGTGGGCCAGTACCTGCCGCCAGTCAACGCCGAGCGCAGTGCGCAGTTCGTGGTGCACGACGGCGGCCACGAGTTGAACGTGTTCGTGAACCCCTACAGCGGCAAGATTCTCGGTGATCAGGATGCCAAGCAGAACCTGCAGGCCATCGCCCGTGCCCTGCACGGCGAGCTGATGGTCGGCACGGTCGGCGACAGGCTGGTGGAGTTGGCCGCCGGTTGGGGCATCGTGCTGGTGGTATCTGGCCTGTACCTGTGGTGGCCACGTGGGCGCACCAGTGGCGGTGTCTTATGGCCAAGGCTGTCTGCCCGTGGCCGCGTGTTGTGGCGCGACCTGCATGCGGTCAGCGGGTTCTGGGGCTCGGCGCTGCTGCTGATGATGCTGCTCAGCGGCATGACCTGGACCGGGCTGTGGGGCAAGCAGTACGCCGACCTGTGGAACCGCTTTCCGGCGGCCATGTGGAACGATGTGCCGAAGTCCGACCAGCAGGCCGGTGAGCTCAACAACGCCCACCGCCAGACGGTGCCCTGGGCCATGGAGAACACGCCGATGCCGCAGTCTGGTGCCCATGCCGAACACGCCGGGCACCACATGATGTCGAACAAGCCAGCGGCGCCCCAGGTGAACCTGCAACAGGTCGAGGACCTCGCCAACGCACGCCAGGTCGAACCGGGCTACAGCATCACTCTGCCGACCACTGCCGATGGCGTGTTTACCGTCTCGGTGTTCGCCGACGACCCTCGCAACGACGCCACCCTGCACGTTGACCAGTACACCGGCCAGGTGCTGGCCGATGTCCGTTGGCAGCATTACAGCCCAGTGGCCAAGGCCACCGAGTTAGGTGTCATGCTGCATGAAGGGAAGATGTTCGGGGCGCTGAACCAGATCATCATCCTGCTGGTGTGCCTGATGATTCTGCTGGGCTCGGTCAGCGGGCTGGTGATGTGGTGGAAGCGCCGGCCGGTCGGTGGCATGGGCGTGCCGCCACTGCGTCATGACCTGCCGCGCTGGAAGACGGCGGTGGTGGTAATGCTGGCACTGGGGGTGGTTTTCCCGCTAGTGGGCGTTTCGATGCTGCTGATATGGATAGCCGACAGCGTGTTGGTGCGACGCAGAGTATTGGCCCAGGCATAA
- the urtB gene encoding urea ABC transporter permease subunit UrtB, which translates to MNPPPISRITRMLRLLLTLLLLLPLATQASEGEFFLTAKPAEQAQLLEGWAAQPDAARLPLLENLRQGRIAEGDTRKVRLNNRLRGLIDNALASHQLLGDNVETRLAAAQQLQKSAQPAQMAFLDRRFASEPDAAVHAALGLALANLQLGASEPAVRLAAVRLLGETGDPVARTRLEALLQPGAETDANVRTAAETSLAQVKRKLLFGELLGQAFSGLSLGSILLLAALGLAITFGLLGVINMAHGEMLMLGAYSTYMVQVLMQRYAPGAIEFYPLIALPVAFAVSAGVGMALERTVIRHLYGRPLETLLATWGISLILIQAIRLIFGAQNVEVSNPAWLSGGIQVLPNLVLPYNRLVIIGFALAVVLLTWLLLNRTRLGLNVRAVTQNRNMAACCGVSTGRVDMLAFGLGSGIAGLGGVALSQVGNVGPDLGQSYIIDSFLVVVLGGVGQLAGSLWAAFGLGIANKLLEPQIGAVLGKILILALIILFIQKRPQGLFALKGRVID; encoded by the coding sequence ATGAATCCACCGCCGATTTCCAGGATTACCCGCATGCTCAGACTACTGCTCACCCTTCTCCTGCTGTTGCCCCTGGCAACCCAAGCCAGCGAAGGCGAATTCTTCCTCACCGCCAAGCCCGCCGAGCAAGCGCAACTGCTCGAAGGCTGGGCGGCGCAACCCGATGCCGCGCGCCTGCCGCTGCTGGAAAACCTGCGCCAGGGCCGTATTGCCGAAGGCGACACCCGCAAAGTTCGCCTGAACAACCGTCTGCGCGGCCTGATCGACAACGCTCTGGCCAGCCACCAGTTGCTCGGCGACAACGTCGAAACCCGCCTGGCCGCTGCCCAGCAGTTGCAAAAAAGCGCGCAACCGGCGCAGATGGCCTTCCTCGACCGCCGTTTCGCCAGCGAACCCGATGCCGCCGTGCACGCCGCCCTTGGCTTGGCACTGGCCAACCTGCAACTGGGCGCCAGCGAACCCGCAGTACGCCTGGCCGCCGTCCGGCTGCTCGGCGAAACCGGCGACCCTGTGGCCCGCACCCGCCTGGAAGCACTGTTGCAGCCCGGTGCAGAGACCGACGCCAACGTACGTACCGCCGCTGAAACCAGCCTGGCGCAGGTCAAACGCAAACTGCTGTTCGGTGAACTGCTCGGCCAGGCCTTCAGCGGCCTGTCACTGGGTTCGATCCTGCTGCTGGCCGCCCTTGGCCTGGCGATCACCTTCGGCCTGCTGGGTGTGATCAACATGGCCCATGGCGAAATGCTGATGCTCGGCGCCTACAGCACCTATATGGTCCAGGTCCTGATGCAACGCTATGCCCCTGGTGCCATCGAGTTCTATCCACTGATCGCGCTACCTGTGGCCTTCGCCGTCAGCGCCGGGGTCGGCATGGCGCTGGAGCGCACCGTCATCCGTCACCTTTACGGCCGTCCCCTGGAAACCCTGCTGGCGACCTGGGGTATCAGCCTGATCCTGATCCAGGCCATTCGCCTGATCTTCGGCGCGCAAAACGTCGAAGTCAGCAACCCGGCCTGGCTGTCTGGCGGTATCCAGGTGCTGCCCAACCTGGTGCTGCCGTACAACCGCCTGGTGATCATCGGCTTCGCCCTGGCCGTGGTGCTGCTGACCTGGCTGCTGCTCAATCGCACCCGGTTGGGCCTGAATGTGCGCGCCGTCACCCAGAACCGCAACATGGCGGCTTGCTGTGGCGTGTCCACCGGCCGTGTCGACATGCTCGCCTTCGGCCTTGGCTCCGGCATTGCCGGGCTTGGCGGCGTGGCCTTGAGCCAGGTCGGTAACGTCGGCCCCGACCTGGGCCAGAGCTACATCATCGACTCGTTCCTGGTGGTGGTGCTCGGCGGTGTCGGCCAACTCGCCGGCAGCCTCTGGGCAGCCTTTGGCCTAGGCATCGCCAACAAGCTGCTGGAGCCGCAGATCGGCGCGGTACTCGGCAAGATCCTCATCCTTGCGTTGATCATTCTGTTCATCCAGAAACGCCCGCAAGGCCTGTTCGCCCTCAAGGGACGGGTAATCGACTGA
- the urtE gene encoding urea ABC transporter ATP-binding subunit UrtE, producing MLKIDSLHQFYGGSHILRGLSFEAKVGEVTCLLGRNGVGKTTLLRCLMGLVASREGSIEWEGKAITALKPQQRVHAGIAYVPQGREIFPRLTVEENLLMGLSRFPAREAREVPAFIYELFPVLEQMKQRRGGDLSGGQQQQLAIGRALASRPRLLILDEPTEGIQPSVIKEIGAVIRRLAERGDMAILLVEQFYDFAEELADQYLVMARGEIVQRGRGENMQAEGVRGLVTI from the coding sequence ATGCTAAAGATCGATTCCCTGCACCAGTTCTACGGCGGCAGCCACATCCTCCGTGGCCTCTCCTTCGAAGCCAAGGTCGGCGAGGTAACTTGCCTGCTGGGGCGCAATGGCGTGGGCAAGACCACCCTGCTGCGCTGCCTGATGGGCCTGGTAGCGTCCCGCGAGGGCAGCATCGAGTGGGAAGGCAAGGCCATCACCGCACTCAAGCCCCAGCAACGGGTTCATGCCGGCATCGCCTATGTGCCCCAGGGCCGCGAGATTTTTCCGCGCCTCACCGTCGAAGAGAACCTGCTGATGGGGCTGTCACGCTTTCCTGCCCGCGAAGCACGCGAGGTGCCCGCGTTCATCTACGAGCTGTTCCCAGTGCTTGAGCAGATGAAGCAACGCCGTGGTGGCGACCTTTCCGGCGGTCAGCAACAACAGCTGGCCATCGGCCGTGCCCTGGCCAGCCGCCCACGCCTGCTGATTCTCGACGAGCCCACCGAAGGTATCCAGCCCTCTGTGATCAAGGAGATCGGCGCGGTAATCCGTCGCCTGGCAGAACGCGGCGACATGGCCATCCTGTTGGTGGAGCAGTTCTACGATTTTGCCGAGGAGCTGGCCGACCAGTACCTGGTCATGGCCCGTGGCGAGATCGTTCAGCGCGGGCGTGGCGAAAACATGCAGGCAGAAGGTGTGCGCGGGCTGGTAACCATTTAA
- the cycA gene encoding D-serine/D-alanine/glycine transporter yields the protein MTSTSPADDQHLQRNLTNRHIQLIAIGGAIGTGLFMGSGKTISLAGPSIIFVYMIIGFMLFFVMRAMGELLLSNLNYKSFIDFSADLLGPWAGYFTGWTYWFCWVVTGIADVVAIAAYTQFWFPDLPQWIPALTCVAVLLSLNLVTVKMFGELEFWFALIKIVAILGLVVTGLYMVITGFESPNGRTAQLANLWNDGGMFPNGLMGFFAGFQIAVFAFVGIELVGTTAAEAKNPERTLPRAINSIPVRIIVFYVLALIAIMAVTPWRDVVPGKSPFVELFVLAGLPAAASIINFVVLTSAASSANSGVFSTSRMLYGLAQEGDAPQAFEKLSRRAVPANGLYFSCTCLLLGAVLIYLVPNVVEAFTLVTTVSAVLFMFVWTLILLSYLSYRKNRAALHQASTYKMPGGRFMCYACLVFFAFILVLLSLEDDTRAALLVTPIWFVLLAATYQGVRSKRHPRSAVREN from the coding sequence ATGACTTCAACCTCACCTGCTGACGACCAGCACCTGCAACGCAACCTGACCAACCGCCACATCCAGCTCATCGCCATTGGCGGTGCCATCGGCACCGGCCTGTTCATGGGTTCGGGCAAGACCATCAGCCTCGCCGGCCCTTCGATCATCTTCGTCTACATGATCATCGGCTTCATGCTGTTCTTCGTCATGCGTGCCATGGGCGAACTGCTGCTGTCGAACCTCAACTACAAGTCGTTCATCGACTTCTCCGCCGACCTGCTCGGCCCCTGGGCAGGCTACTTCACCGGCTGGACCTACTGGTTCTGCTGGGTGGTCACTGGCATTGCTGACGTGGTCGCGATCGCCGCGTACACCCAGTTCTGGTTCCCCGACCTGCCGCAGTGGATACCCGCGCTGACCTGCGTGGCGGTACTGCTGTCGCTGAACCTGGTCACGGTGAAGATGTTCGGCGAGCTGGAATTCTGGTTCGCCCTGATCAAGATCGTCGCCATTCTCGGTCTGGTCGTCACTGGCCTGTACATGGTCATCACCGGTTTTGAATCACCCAACGGGCGCACCGCGCAACTGGCCAACCTGTGGAACGACGGCGGCATGTTCCCCAATGGCCTGATGGGCTTCTTCGCCGGTTTCCAGATCGCCGTGTTCGCCTTCGTCGGCATCGAGTTGGTCGGCACCACGGCCGCCGAAGCGAAGAACCCCGAGCGCACCCTTCCACGGGCGATCAACTCGATCCCGGTACGGATCATCGTCTTCTATGTACTGGCGCTGATCGCAATCATGGCCGTGACACCCTGGCGTGACGTGGTACCGGGCAAGAGCCCGTTCGTCGAGCTGTTCGTGCTGGCCGGCCTGCCGGCGGCGGCCAGCATCATCAACTTCGTGGTGCTGACCTCGGCTGCCTCGTCGGCCAACAGCGGCGTGTTCTCCACCAGCCGCATGCTCTACGGCCTGGCCCAGGAAGGTGATGCACCACAAGCGTTCGAGAAACTGTCGCGCCGCGCCGTACCGGCCAACGGCCTGTACTTCTCCTGCACCTGCCTGCTGCTTGGGGCGGTGCTGATCTACCTGGTGCCCAACGTGGTCGAGGCGTTCACCCTGGTCACCACCGTGTCGGCGGTACTGTTCATGTTCGTCTGGACGCTGATCCTGCTGTCCTATCTCAGCTACCGCAAGAACCGTGCGGCGCTGCACCAGGCATCGACCTACAAGATGCCGGGCGGACGGTTCATGTGCTATGCGTGCCTGGTGTTCTTCGCGTTCATCCTGGTGCTGCTGAGCCTGGAGGACGACACCCGTGCGGCGTTGCTGGTGACGCCGATCTGGTTCGTGCTGCTGGCCGCCACTTACCAGGGCGTGCGCAGCAAGCGGCATCCGCGTAGTGCCGTTCGCGAGAACTGA
- the urtD gene encoding urea ABC transporter ATP-binding protein UrtD has product MKGVPPVHPEFMLEPVFDNLGPSRDAIGLGQARKAGLDTRHGTVLSLEDISVSFDGFKALNALNLYIGVGELRCIIGPNGAGKTTMMDVITGKTRPDTGSAYFGDTLDLTRMSEYQIAQAGIGRKFQKPTVFEALTVFENLELALKTDKSVWASLAARLSGEQRARIEEVLTTLRLLPLAERQAGLLSHGQKQFLEIGMLLVQEPQLLLLDEPVAGMTDAETEFTAELFKGLAGKHSLMVVEHDMGFVGSIADHVTVLHQGSVLAEGSLEQVQADERVVEVYLGR; this is encoded by the coding sequence ATGAAAGGCGTGCCCCCCGTGCATCCCGAATTCATGCTCGAACCGGTGTTCGACAACCTGGGGCCCAGCCGCGACGCCATCGGCCTTGGCCAGGCTCGCAAAGCCGGCCTGGACACCCGCCACGGCACGGTGTTGAGCCTTGAAGACATCAGCGTCAGCTTCGATGGCTTCAAGGCCCTCAACGCGCTGAACCTGTACATCGGCGTGGGCGAACTGCGCTGCATCATCGGCCCCAACGGCGCGGGCAAGACCACGATGATGGACGTGATCACCGGCAAGACTCGCCCTGATACCGGAAGTGCCTACTTCGGTGACACCCTCGATCTGACCCGCATGAGCGAGTACCAAATTGCCCAAGCCGGGATTGGCCGCAAGTTCCAGAAACCAACGGTGTTCGAGGCGCTGACGGTGTTCGAGAACCTGGAACTGGCGCTGAAAACCGACAAGTCGGTGTGGGCCAGCCTGGCAGCGCGGTTGAGTGGTGAACAGCGCGCACGCATCGAAGAGGTGCTGACCACCTTGCGCCTGTTGCCACTGGCCGAGCGCCAGGCGGGGTTGCTGTCCCATGGCCAGAAGCAGTTCCTGGAGATTGGCATGCTGCTGGTGCAGGAGCCGCAGCTGTTGCTGCTCGACGAGCCGGTGGCGGGCATGACCGATGCCGAGACCGAGTTCACCGCAGAGCTGTTCAAAGGCCTGGCCGGCAAGCATTCGCTGATGGTGGTGGAGCATGACATGGGGTTCGTGGGCAGCATTGCCGACCATGTCACGGTGCTGCACCAGGGCAGCGTGCTGGCAGAGGGGTCGCTTGAGCAGGTGCAGGCGGACGAGCGGGTGGTCGAGGTGTATCTGGGCCGCTAG
- the urtC gene encoding urea ABC transporter permease subunit UrtC encodes MNQPLLVTASQKAGPRLTLAIGALVVLVLVALPLLSLLPSDNALQVSAYTLTLVGKILCYAIVALALDLVWGYAGLLSLGHGLFFALGGYAMGMYLMRQAAGDGLPGFMTFLSWTELPWYWAGTQHFAWALCLVVLAPGLLALVFGFFAFRSRIKGVYFSIMTQALTFAGMLLFFRNETGFGGNNGFTSFRTILGFDIAAQGTRAVLFLLTVGLLLASLYLCWRLTQSKFGRLLTAVRDAENRLMFCGYDPRGFKLLVWVLSAVLCGLAGALYVPQVGIINPSEMSPTNSIEAAVWVALGGRGTLIGPLLGAGLVNGMKSWFTVAFPEFWLFFLGALFILVTLYLPKGVVGLLKKRSQP; translated from the coding sequence ATGAACCAGCCACTGCTTGTTACCGCTTCGCAAAAGGCCGGGCCGCGCCTGACCCTGGCCATCGGTGCCCTCGTCGTGCTGGTGCTGGTGGCACTGCCACTGCTGTCGCTGCTGCCGAGCGACAACGCCCTGCAGGTCTCGGCCTACACGCTGACCCTGGTCGGCAAGATTCTCTGCTATGCCATCGTCGCCCTGGCACTGGACCTGGTGTGGGGCTATGCCGGGCTGCTGTCGCTGGGCCACGGCCTGTTCTTTGCCCTGGGCGGATACGCCATGGGCATGTACCTGATGCGCCAGGCTGCTGGCGACGGCTTGCCCGGGTTCATGACATTCCTGTCGTGGACCGAGCTGCCATGGTATTGGGCCGGCACCCAGCATTTCGCCTGGGCCTTGTGCCTGGTGGTGCTGGCGCCCGGGCTGCTGGCGCTGGTGTTCGGCTTCTTCGCCTTCCGCTCGCGGATCAAGGGCGTGTACTTCTCGATCATGACCCAGGCCCTGACGTTCGCCGGCATGCTGCTGTTCTTCCGCAACGAAACGGGCTTCGGTGGTAACAACGGATTCACCAGCTTCCGCACCATCCTGGGCTTCGATATTGCCGCCCAGGGCACCCGGGCGGTGCTGTTCCTGCTCACCGTCGGCCTGCTGCTGGCCAGCCTGTACCTGTGCTGGCGCCTGACCCAGAGCAAGTTCGGGCGCTTGCTCACCGCCGTGCGCGACGCCGAGAACCGCCTGATGTTCTGTGGCTACGACCCGCGTGGTTTCAAGCTGCTGGTGTGGGTGCTGAGCGCGGTTTTGTGCGGCCTGGCCGGCGCCTTGTACGTGCCCCAGGTGGGCATCATCAACCCCAGCGAGATGTCGCCGACCAACTCCATCGAAGCCGCCGTATGGGTGGCCCTGGGCGGGCGCGGCACGCTGATCGGCCCGCTGCTTGGCGCGGGCCTTGTCAATGGCATGAAGAGCTGGTTCACCGTGGCCTTCCCGGAGTTCTGGCTGTTCTTCCTCGGCGCGCTGTTCATCCTCGTGACCCTGTACCTGCCCAAGGGCGTGGTCGGCCTGTTGAAGAAAAGGAGCCAGCCATGA
- a CDS encoding N-acetyltransferase family protein: MSHFIRDAQPADVAGILDIYNDAVRNTTAIWNETPVDLANRQAWFEARAQQGYPILVAVDDSGVLGYASFGDWRPFEGFRQTVEHSVYIRDDQRGKGLGPLLMAALIERARGCGKHVMVAAIESGNAASVRLHERLGFVVTGQMPQVGVKFGRWLDLTFMQLVLNPGAKPA, translated from the coding sequence ATGAGTCACTTTATCCGCGACGCCCAGCCCGCCGATGTAGCGGGCATCCTCGATATTTACAACGATGCCGTGCGCAACACCACGGCGATCTGGAATGAAACCCCGGTGGACCTGGCCAACCGCCAGGCCTGGTTTGAAGCGCGGGCGCAACAGGGTTACCCGATTCTGGTGGCGGTGGACGACAGCGGCGTGCTGGGTTATGCCTCGTTCGGCGACTGGCGGCCGTTCGAAGGTTTTCGTCAGACCGTTGAGCACTCGGTGTACATCCGCGATGACCAGCGCGGCAAGGGCCTGGGGCCGTTGCTGATGGCTGCGCTGATAGAGCGTGCGCGGGGCTGTGGCAAGCATGTGATGGTGGCGGCCATCGAGAGTGGCAACGCGGCGTCGGTGCGCCTGCATGAGCGGCTGGGGTTCGTGGTGACCGGGCAGATGCCGCAGGTGGGAGTGAAGTTCGGCCGCTGGCTAGATCTGACTTTCATGCAACTGGTGTTGAACCCGGGGGCGAAGCCGGCCTGA
- the urtA gene encoding urea ABC transporter substrate-binding protein: MKRRSLIKAFTLSASIAAMGLSWSIQAAETIKVGILHSLSGTMAISETSLKDMALMTIEEINAKGGVNGKMLEPVVVDPASNWPLFAEKSRQLLTQDKVAVVFGCWTSVSRKSVLPVFEELNGLLFYPVQYEGEEMSPNVFYTGAAPNQQAIPAVEYLMSEDGGSAKRFFLLGTDYVYPRTTNKILRAFLHSKGVADKDIEEVYTPFGHADYQTIVANIKKFSAGGKTAVISTVNGDSNVPFYKELANQGLKATDVPVVAFSVGEEELRGIDTKPLVGHLAAWNYFESVDNPVNQKFVADWKAYAKAKNLPGADKAVTNDPMEATYVGIHMWAQAAEKAKSTDVDKVREALAGQTFKAPSGFTLTMDKTNHHLHKPVMIGEIQDDGQFSVVWETEQPLRAQPWSPFIPGNEKRPDYAVKGN; encoded by the coding sequence ATGAAGCGTCGCAGTCTGATCAAGGCTTTTACCCTCAGCGCGTCTATCGCGGCGATGGGCCTGAGCTGGAGCATCCAGGCCGCCGAGACCATCAAGGTCGGCATTCTGCATTCGCTGTCCGGGACCATGGCGATTTCCGAGACATCGCTCAAGGACATGGCCTTGATGACCATCGAAGAGATCAACGCCAAAGGTGGTGTAAACGGCAAGATGCTCGAGCCGGTGGTAGTGGACCCGGCCTCCAACTGGCCGCTGTTCGCCGAAAAGAGCCGCCAGCTGCTGACCCAAGACAAAGTCGCGGTGGTGTTCGGCTGCTGGACCTCGGTGTCGCGCAAGTCTGTGCTGCCGGTGTTCGAAGAACTCAATGGCCTGTTGTTCTACCCGGTGCAGTACGAGGGTGAAGAGATGTCGCCGAACGTGTTCTACACCGGCGCTGCGCCCAACCAACAAGCGATTCCGGCAGTGGAATACCTGATGAGCGAAGACGGCGGCAGTGCCAAGCGCTTCTTCCTGCTGGGCACCGACTACGTCTACCCGCGCACCACCAACAAGATCCTGCGCGCCTTCCTGCACAGCAAAGGTGTGGCCGACAAGGACATCGAAGAGGTCTACACGCCGTTCGGCCATGCCGATTACCAGACCATCGTCGCCAACATCAAGAAGTTCTCCGCTGGCGGCAAGACCGCCGTCATCTCCACAGTCAACGGCGACTCCAACGTGCCGTTCTACAAAGAACTGGCCAACCAGGGCCTGAAGGCCACCGACGTGCCGGTGGTGGCGTTCTCGGTGGGTGAAGAAGAACTGCGCGGCATCGACACCAAACCGCTGGTGGGCCACCTGGCGGCATGGAACTACTTCGAGTCGGTGGATAACCCGGTGAACCAGAAGTTCGTCGCCGACTGGAAGGCCTATGCCAAGGCCAAGAACCTGCCAGGCGCCGACAAGGCGGTGACCAACGACCCGATGGAAGCCACCTATGTGGGTATCCACATGTGGGCGCAAGCGGCTGAGAAAGCCAAGTCGACCGATGTCGACAAGGTCCGCGAAGCCCTGGCCGGGCAGACCTTCAAGGCACCGTCGGGCTTCACCCTGACCATGGACAAGACCAACCACCACCTGCACAAGCCGGTGATGATCGGCGAAATCCAGGACGACGGTCAGTTCAGTGTGGTGTGGGAAACCGAGCAACCGCTGCGGGCGCAGCCATGGAGCCCGTTCATTCCGGGTAACGAGAAACGGCCTGACTATGCGGTGAAAGGTAACTGA
- a CDS encoding TonB-dependent copper receptor, producing the protein MSGCTPVFVLSLRGTLAALCGSLLTPMALAADLGHEGHEHEHAELSPTVITAVAPSSPLTVVTNPKDPRQPVPASDGADYLKTIPGFSAIRSGGTNGDPVLRGMFGSRLNILTNGGVMLGACPNRMDAPTSYISPETYDRLTVIKGPQSVIWGPGGSAGTILFEREPEKFGTLGSRVNASLLAGSNGRFDKVLDAAAGNSLGYARFVGNQSRSDDYEDGNGDTVPSRWDKWNGDVTLGWTPDQDTLLELTAGKGDGEARYAGRGMDGAQFKRESLGLRFEKSNLGEVLDKVEAQVYYNYADHVMDNYSLRTPSGTGMMAGPMAAAVERRTLGARIKATWRWADVQLISGIDAQTNEHRARSAMGVDTYKNEPWDKDADFHNYGAFGELTWYATGEDRLITGVRLDRASARDFRDDSATNGNTRADTLPSGFVRYEHDLAALPATTYIGLGHAQRFPDYWELFSPDQGPAGSVNAFDSIKPEKTTQLDFGIQYRDERLEAWASGYVGQIRDYILFDYRTGMMGMTSTQAQNIDARIMGGELGAAYKLTENWKADATLAYAWGKNSSDGKALPQMPPLESRLGLTYSRDTWSVGALWRLVAAQNRIAENQGNVVGKDYQKSAGFGVFSLNGAYKVNHNLKLSAGVDNLFDKTYAEHLNLAGNAGFGYPAIDPQPVNEPGRTFWTKVDFSF; encoded by the coding sequence ATGTCCGGCTGCACCCCTGTTTTTGTCTTGTCCCTGCGAGGGACACTCGCCGCGTTGTGCGGCTCGCTGCTCACCCCGATGGCCCTGGCCGCCGACCTCGGCCATGAAGGCCATGAGCACGAGCACGCCGAGCTGAGCCCGACGGTCATCACCGCCGTCGCTCCCAGCTCGCCACTGACTGTGGTCACCAACCCGAAAGACCCACGCCAGCCGGTGCCGGCCAGTGACGGCGCCGACTACCTCAAGACCATCCCCGGCTTTTCGGCGATCCGTTCCGGTGGCACCAACGGTGACCCGGTGCTGCGCGGCATGTTCGGCTCACGGCTGAACATCCTCACCAACGGCGGTGTGATGCTCGGCGCCTGCCCCAACCGGATGGACGCGCCGACCTCCTATATTTCACCGGAAACCTACGACCGCCTGACCGTGATCAAAGGCCCGCAAAGCGTGATCTGGGGGCCTGGCGGCTCGGCGGGCACCATTCTGTTCGAGCGCGAACCGGAGAAATTCGGCACCCTCGGCAGCCGCGTCAACGCCAGCCTGCTGGCTGGTTCCAACGGCCGCTTCGACAAGGTGCTCGACGCCGCCGCCGGCAACAGCCTGGGTTATGCCCGCTTCGTCGGTAACCAGTCGCGCTCGGATGACTATGAGGATGGCAACGGCGACACCGTGCCATCGCGATGGGACAAATGGAACGGCGATGTGACCCTGGGCTGGACACCAGACCAGGACACCCTGCTGGAGCTCACTGCCGGCAAGGGCGACGGCGAAGCACGCTACGCCGGGCGTGGCATGGATGGCGCGCAGTTCAAGCGCGAGAGCCTGGGCCTGCGCTTTGAAAAATCCAACCTGGGCGAGGTGCTCGACAAGGTCGAGGCGCAGGTCTACTACAACTACGCCGACCACGTGATGGACAACTACAGCCTGCGTACTCCGTCAGGCACCGGCATGATGGCCGGGCCGATGGCCGCCGCCGTCGAACGCCGTACGTTGGGCGCGCGCATCAAGGCCACCTGGCGCTGGGCCGATGTGCAACTGATCAGCGGCATCGACGCGCAGACCAACGAGCACCGTGCACGCAGTGCAATGGGTGTCGACACCTACAAGAACGAGCCTTGGGACAAAGACGCCGACTTCCACAACTACGGTGCGTTCGGCGAACTGACCTGGTACGCCACCGGCGAAGACCGCCTGATCACCGGCGTGCGTCTGGACCGCGCCTCGGCCAGGGACTTTCGCGATGACAGCGCCACCAACGGCAACACCCGTGCCGACACGCTGCCCAGCGGGTTCGTGCGTTATGAACACGACCTGGCGGCGCTGCCAGCCACCACCTACATCGGCCTCGGCCATGCCCAGCGCTTCCCCGACTATTGGGAGCTGTTCTCCCCGGACCAGGGCCCTGCCGGTTCGGTCAATGCCTTCGACAGCATCAAGCCCGAGAAGACCACCCAGCTCGACTTCGGCATCCAGTACCGCGATGAGCGCCTGGAAGCCTGGGCCTCGGGTTATGTCGGGCAGATCCGCGACTACATCCTGTTCGACTACCGCACCGGCATGATGGGCATGACCTCCACCCAGGCGCAGAACATCGACGCTCGCATCATGGGCGGCGAACTGGGGGCTGCCTACAAGCTGACCGAAAACTGGAAAGCCGACGCCACGTTGGCCTACGCCTGGGGCAAAAACAGCAGCGACGGCAAGGCCCTGCCGCAAATGCCACCGCTGGAAAGCCGCCTGGGCCTGACCTACAGCCGCGACACCTGGAGCGTCGGCGCCCTCTGGCGCTTGGTGGCGGCGCAGAACCGCATCGCCGAGAACCAGGGCAACGTGGTGGGCAAGGACTACCAGAAAAGCGCGGGCTTCGGCGTGTTCTCGCTCAACGGTGCCTACAAGGTGAACCACAACCTCAAGCTCAGCGCAGGCGTCGACAACCTGTTCGACAAAACCTACGCCGAGCACCTGAACCTGGCAGGGAATGCCGGGTTCGGCTACCCGGCCATCGATCCACAGCCGGTGAACGAGCCAGGCAGGACCTTCTGGACCAAGGTCGACTTCAGCTTCTGA